Genomic window (Verrucomicrobiota bacterium):
TCTACGTGGTGGACCGCAATAACGTGAAACGTTCGGCCCCGGTGAAATGGTAAAGGCCGCTTAAGGCACAATCACTTGCAGCACGCGCGGACGCACCTCAAAGCGGCATGGCGTCTGGCACAACGATTCCCCATCCGCGCAAATCCATTGTGGCCCTTCCGGCGTTTCAATTTCCACGGATCGGGAAACCAGCATCCGCACTTTGGGATGAGTGCCATGGGTGCCGCGCAACACCTTGGGCAACATGCATAACACGGTGAACCGGGAGACGTCTTCCACGACGCAAATTTGGAATAAGCCGTCATCGGGTGCCGCGCCCGGCGCGATCCGCATCGCCCCGCCATAACAAGGAGCGTTGCCGGTGGCTGCGAGCAAAATGCGCCCCTCAAAGACGCCGAAATCACCCCGCAACCGCACCAGCGGTGCGCGAAAGCGGCTCAACACCACCAGCACGGCGTAGAGATAGGCCGGCGTGCCCTTGATCCAGAGCCGCCGGGTTTCCACAAAGCGGCTCGCCTCGGAATCAAAGCCCAGCGTGGCCACCGTGAGAAACCGTTGGTGCCCCACCGCGCCAAGATCCACCGCCCGCCGGCGCCCGGCCAGCAGCACCGCCGCCACCCGGGCCGGAGAATCCGTGCGGTACAGCCCCATCACCCGCGCAAAATCATTGCAGCGCCCACGGGGAATAAGGCCCAGGGTGGTCGCCGTGTTTTCCAAGGCAGTGGCCACCTCTTGTAACGTCCCATCCCCGCCGCACCCCACCACCACTTTTATTCCGCGTTGCGCCGCCTCGCGCGCTTGCGCCAGAGCATCGCCCCGCCCGGTTGTCAAATGCAGGTCCACCGATTTGCCGGCGGCTTCCAAGATCTGTTTAACTTCCAGCGCAACCTGCGGCGCTGCCTGAGTGCCAGAGGCTGGATTGGCGATGAGCAGAAAATCAGGCATGTTCCAGACTCTATTTTACTTCCCACATCGCGATGGGCGGGCTGTGGATGACACTGACGCTGGCCGACCCACCGTGTTTGGCGCGTCCCATGGCAATGGCTTCCTCGACACTCGCGGCGGTTTGCCAGCCCAAGCGTTTGGCCGCCTCGGCGCTGACCGGGTTGACAATAATCACCTGACCACAGTGGCTCATGCCGTGCGCGCCCCAATTCCACATGGAGACCGGATGGAAGCCATGATAGGCGTTGT
Coding sequences:
- a CDS encoding diacylglycerol kinase family protein yields the protein MPDFLLIANPASGTQAAPQVALEVKQILEAAGKSVDLHLTTGRGDALAQAREAAQRGIKVVVGCGGDGTLQEVATALENTATTLGLIPRGRCNDFARVMGLYRTDSPARVAAVLLAGRRRAVDLGAVGHQRFLTVATLGFDSEASRFVETRRLWIKGTPAYLYAVLVVLSRFRAPLVRLRGDFGVFEGRILLAATGNAPCYGGAMRIAPGAAPDDGLFQICVVEDVSRFTVLCMLPKVLRGTHGTHPKVRMLVSRSVEIETPEGPQWICADGESLCQTPCRFEVRPRVLQVIVP